A genome region from Hymenobacter chitinivorans DSM 11115 includes the following:
- a CDS encoding PorP/SprF family type IX secretion system membrane protein, protein MKRTLLSILLSSATFSVAFAQQQPQFSHYGFNGMYLNPAYAGIKGQGEITTLGRYQYLGYNATFDDGGSPQTYTLSASLPVAAVGGGIGLSVFRDRIAQSSITNVQLSYSKHLKVGEGKLGIGVQGIFNHLSKGQYRPADEKPDAAVPRDGSDQKFDAGIGVWYESDKLYAGLSTNNLLRAEYRFKSEGGTNSAKVIGENHAYLTAGYNIEASPSVVVTPTALVKMVLPGKFGDNNKFTFKNNSYEAGVRATLNDKFWGGVGYRYDESITGMLGMSFAKDNALRFGYAFDFIAFNQEARAFSSHEIMLSYRLPKPGPATRPAIRTPRYSF, encoded by the coding sequence ATGAAAAGAACTCTACTTTCTATACTGCTGAGCTCCGCAACTTTCTCTGTTGCCTTTGCTCAACAACAGCCGCAGTTTAGCCATTATGGCTTCAACGGGATGTACCTGAACCCAGCCTATGCTGGTATAAAGGGCCAGGGAGAAATTACAACGCTTGGGCGCTATCAATATCTGGGATACAATGCCACCTTCGACGACGGCGGCTCGCCCCAGACCTATACCCTTAGTGCCTCCTTGCCAGTTGCCGCTGTTGGGGGCGGCATTGGGCTTAGCGTGTTCCGCGACAGAATAGCGCAGTCGAGTATTACGAACGTGCAGCTATCATACTCCAAACACCTGAAGGTGGGAGAAGGTAAACTAGGTATCGGCGTTCAAGGCATCTTCAATCACCTAAGCAAGGGCCAATACCGTCCGGCCGATGAGAAACCGGATGCCGCCGTACCCCGGGATGGCTCAGATCAAAAGTTCGATGCTGGCATAGGGGTCTGGTATGAGTCGGATAAGCTCTATGCCGGTCTGAGCACAAACAACTTGTTGCGAGCCGAATACCGGTTTAAAAGTGAGGGAGGAACGAACAGCGCCAAGGTGATTGGTGAAAATCACGCCTATCTGACCGCTGGCTACAATATCGAGGCTTCTCCGTCCGTTGTCGTTACCCCCACGGCTCTTGTGAAGATGGTATTACCCGGGAAGTTTGGTGACAATAACAAATTCACTTTCAAGAACAACTCGTACGAAGCCGGCGTGCGCGCTACGCTCAACGATAAGTTCTGGGGAGGAGTGGGGTACCGCTACGATGAGTCAATTACAGGCATGTTAGGCATGAGCTTTGCTAAAGACAATGCTTTGCGCTTTGGCTACGCATTTGACTTTATTGCATTTAATCAAGAAGCACGTGCATTCAGCTCCCACGAAATTATGCTCTCTTACCGGCTGCCCAAGCCCGGTCCAGCTACCCGTCCAGCTATCCGTACACCCCGATACAGCTTCTAA
- a CDS encoding YraN family protein — MTHAAHELGQAGETAASAFLTGLGYTVLRQGYRYRRAEVDLIAQHGAALLVFVEVKTRSSTQYGFPEEFVTERKRQLFRLAAEQFQLETNWQGDIRFDIVALTPSSTGFRIEHFEDAFY, encoded by the coding sequence ATGACCCACGCTGCGCACGAACTCGGGCAGGCCGGCGAAACCGCCGCCAGCGCCTTCCTGACCGGCCTGGGCTACACCGTGCTCCGGCAAGGCTACCGCTACCGCCGGGCCGAGGTCGACTTGATTGCCCAGCACGGAGCAGCCCTGCTGGTTTTTGTCGAAGTAAAGACCCGCTCCTCGACGCAGTATGGGTTTCCGGAGGAGTTCGTGACGGAGCGCAAGCGCCAGCTGTTTCGGCTGGCCGCCGAGCAGTTCCAACTCGAAACCAACTGGCAGGGCGACATCCGCTTCGACATCGTGGCCCTTACCCCCTCGAGCACCGGGTTTCGGATTGAGCACTTCGAGGACGCCTTTTACTAA
- a CDS encoding DUF4271 domain-containing protein, producing the protein MRCLLGLLLALTCATGLAAEYRPLPPAAKGGLSSDWLIHDAARNRLVLYLPDYHSPALAYYQWVSVRPSRPFSISFAAPKGLSVFLDNRLVFSAASSASYTLDVARLLPAGAGPGPHLLCVWHPETPPNLSTFTNALPTVRTANKSAAPAVAVQPLPRGHQGQNVFLCFLLLIGLLYGSIRSAYQPGFARIYHFEGLWGKPTNDQDFLTKPTVTWLNLLLVMVFSLSFALLLVAIHTNIQSIIILRRLFDVPESAIVVRVLFYAILIASFVLGKYLFLEVMGYIFDVTQLVMVQYREFMRTILFMGLFLPGVMLLYLGLNQTLPETVLWVSNGVVSLMLIGTVIRIGRTLHRRASLLNLHLFSYLCATEVIPLIILLKLIVFTY; encoded by the coding sequence ATGCGCTGCCTGCTAGGCCTGCTCCTGGCTCTTACATGCGCCACTGGCTTGGCCGCCGAGTACCGGCCTCTTCCTCCAGCTGCCAAGGGTGGCTTATCATCCGACTGGCTGATCCACGACGCGGCGCGCAACCGCTTAGTACTTTACCTGCCCGATTATCACAGCCCGGCCCTGGCGTATTACCAATGGGTTTCCGTGCGACCCAGTCGCCCCTTCTCCATCAGCTTTGCCGCTCCCAAAGGCCTGAGTGTTTTTCTGGACAATCGGCTGGTTTTTTCTGCGGCTTCTTCCGCCTCCTACACGCTCGACGTTGCCCGGTTGCTGCCAGCCGGTGCAGGCCCCGGCCCGCATTTGCTCTGCGTGTGGCACCCCGAAACGCCTCCCAACCTATCAACTTTCACCAATGCCTTGCCCACTGTGCGCACGGCCAACAAAAGCGCGGCCCCAGCCGTTGCTGTGCAGCCCTTGCCGCGGGGGCACCAGGGGCAGAATGTTTTTCTGTGCTTCCTGCTGCTTATCGGTTTGCTCTACGGCAGCATCCGTTCGGCCTACCAGCCCGGCTTTGCCCGCATCTACCACTTCGAAGGGCTGTGGGGTAAGCCCACTAATGACCAGGACTTCCTGACCAAGCCCACCGTAACCTGGCTCAATCTGCTGCTGGTGATGGTGTTTTCGCTGTCATTTGCCTTGCTTTTGGTGGCTATTCACACCAATATTCAGAGTATTATTATTCTGCGTCGCCTGTTCGACGTGCCCGAGTCGGCCATTGTAGTGCGCGTTTTGTTCTACGCCATCCTGATTGCCTCCTTTGTGCTCGGCAAATACTTATTTCTGGAGGTAATGGGCTACATTTTCGACGTAACCCAATTGGTCATGGTGCAGTACCGCGAGTTTATGCGCACCATTTTGTTCATGGGACTTTTCCTGCCGGGGGTCATGCTCCTCTACCTCGGACTGAACCAGACCTTGCCTGAAACTGTCTTGTGGGTATCCAACGGGGTGGTTTCCTTGATGTTGATTGGTACGGTCATCCGCATTGGGCGCACGTTGCACCGGCGCGCGTCTTTACTAAATCTGCATTTGTTTTCGTACCTTTGCGCCACAGAAGTGATTCCCTTGATCATTCTGCTCAAATTGATTGTATTTACTTACTAA
- a CDS encoding uroporphyrinogen-III synthase has product MAESTDKPGTGRHAKRISSILVTQPKPTNDVSPYFSIAEKYGIKVDFREFIQVDPVSYKDFRKEKVNIAEHTAVIFTSRNAVDHFFRICQEAKLEMPAEMKYFCISEQTANYLQKYIVLRKRKLFVGQRTAADLFDVIKKHKGEKFLYPCSDIRKDDIPEFMRANNFKFTEAVIYHTVASDLSDLSDVKYDCIAFFSPSGISSLFINFPDFEQNGTRIAAFGPTTAKAVLDAGLELDIEAPQPNAPSMTGAIEAYIRLHHGPDVGKEKSKSGKQNA; this is encoded by the coding sequence ATGGCCGAGAGCACAGACAAACCGGGGACGGGCCGTCACGCGAAGCGTATTTCCAGCATCCTGGTTACCCAGCCTAAGCCCACAAACGACGTCTCCCCCTACTTCAGCATTGCCGAGAAGTACGGTATCAAAGTTGACTTCCGTGAGTTCATCCAGGTCGACCCCGTTTCCTACAAGGACTTCCGCAAGGAGAAAGTCAACATCGCCGAGCATACGGCAGTTATTTTCACCAGCCGCAATGCCGTCGACCACTTCTTCCGCATTTGTCAGGAAGCCAAGCTGGAAATGCCGGCCGAAATGAAGTATTTCTGCATTTCGGAGCAAACTGCCAATTACTTGCAAAAGTACATTGTGCTGCGTAAGCGCAAGCTCTTCGTGGGCCAGCGCACGGCCGCCGACCTGTTTGATGTTATCAAGAAGCACAAGGGCGAAAAGTTTCTGTATCCCTGCTCCGATATTCGCAAAGACGATATTCCGGAGTTTATGCGGGCCAATAACTTTAAGTTCACGGAAGCCGTCATCTACCACACTGTGGCCAGCGACTTGTCCGACCTCTCGGACGTGAAGTACGACTGTATTGCGTTTTTCAGTCCTTCCGGCATTAGCTCCCTGTTTATCAACTTCCCCGATTTTGAGCAGAATGGGACGCGTATCGCCGCTTTTGGACCTACTACCGCCAAAGCGGTTTTAGATGCTGGCCTAGAACTAGATATTGAAGCGCCGCAGCCCAATGCTCCGTCGATGACGGGGGCAATAGAAGCTTATATTCGCCTGCATCACGGGCCTGATGTAGGAAAAGAGAAAAGTAAAAGCGGCAAACAAAACGCTTAA
- a CDS encoding MraY family glycosyltransferase, producing MVALFAVPSIIYIAHLKNMLDTPNVRTVHESLTPRLGGVAVFAGFMSALTIFADLGNGIQQLLAGCIVLFFVGLKDDLVSISVSKKFVGQLLATGVVMIMADIRVTSFQGILGIHELPIGISYAFTFLAIVGITNAINLIDGLDGLAGTIVLIITSTYGYYFARYGGAGYGNYVFVSVCLIGGMLGFLRYNFHRASIFMGDTGSLVCGFIVSILTIQFIEMGLKVGGPFSTSSPAVAIGILFVPLFDTLRVFIVRMMAGRSPFSPDKNHVHHRILAMGFQQISTVMLLGLLNLVVILFVINFAALGNMLLIGCLVGFSVLISIFLGVYQSRSAQQRVAS from the coding sequence TTGGTAGCACTGTTTGCGGTGCCGTCCATTATTTACATTGCCCACCTGAAGAATATGCTCGATACGCCCAACGTGCGTACCGTGCACGAATCCCTCACGCCCCGGCTCGGCGGCGTGGCCGTGTTTGCGGGGTTCATGTCGGCCCTGACTATTTTCGCCGACCTCGGCAACGGAATTCAGCAGCTGCTGGCCGGTTGCATCGTATTGTTCTTCGTGGGGCTGAAAGATGACTTGGTGAGTATTTCGGTTTCCAAGAAGTTTGTGGGCCAACTGCTGGCCACCGGCGTGGTCATGATTATGGCTGATATCCGCGTCACCAGCTTTCAGGGCATCCTTGGCATTCACGAGCTGCCCATTGGCATCAGCTACGCCTTCACCTTTCTAGCCATTGTCGGCATTACCAACGCCATCAACCTCATTGATGGTCTCGACGGCCTAGCCGGTACCATCGTCCTGATTATCACCAGCACCTACGGCTACTACTTTGCCCGCTACGGTGGGGCGGGGTACGGCAACTACGTCTTCGTATCCGTCTGCCTGATTGGCGGCATGCTGGGCTTTCTGCGCTATAACTTTCACCGGGCCAGTATCTTCATGGGCGACACAGGCTCCTTGGTTTGCGGCTTTATCGTCTCCATCCTCACGATTCAGTTCATCGAAATGGGTTTGAAGGTGGGTGGGCCTTTTTCTACTTCCTCCCCGGCCGTGGCCATTGGCATTTTATTCGTGCCTCTATTCGACACGCTGCGGGTATTTATCGTGCGCATGATGGCCGGCCGCTCGCCCTTCTCCCCGGATAAAAACCACGTGCACCACCGGATTCTGGCTATGGGCTTCCAGCAAATCAGCACCGTTATGCTACTTGGCTTGCTCAACCTGGTTGTAATTCTGTTTGTCATCAACTTCGCGGCCCTCGGCAACATGCTGCTCATTGGTTGCTTGGTAGGGTTTTCCGTGCTGATCAGCATCTTTCTGGGCGTCTACCAGAGCCGTAGTGCCCAGCAGCGCGTTGCTTCCTAA
- a CDS encoding toxin-antitoxin system YwqK family antitoxin, which translates to MLALVLLVVAACSKKTVSFNSKPETPGLATIRPDSLTNLSDTTKAPSLDTKRLAMTKEQERAAKEKEKAAQRKPKKKKNVFLGEKIKKSFTKSGPKGRNQIIEQFYYLKTFQQPNEYAPALYYFNPKKRKIFKSTAELNPATDKVLHGPYKKLQGGKVVETGYFALGTRHLRWERLNKDNELLTKTHYEMGFPRDAAVTYYDAEKKKIKEVIPYVAGKIEGDYVRYLENGQRDWDGQFENGKKVGVWTKYWGFRNRRHYEYQYGASGYDPEVAEPELVREYNRNSVLVYDKEKGIDKRDAVSDRPGAKK; encoded by the coding sequence TTGCTCGCTCTGGTTTTGCTCGTGGTGGCGGCCTGCAGCAAAAAGACGGTTTCCTTTAACAGCAAACCCGAAACGCCCGGCCTGGCTACCATCCGGCCCGACTCGCTGACCAACCTCAGCGACACGACCAAGGCGCCCTCGTTGGACACCAAGCGCCTGGCCATGACCAAGGAGCAGGAGCGGGCCGCCAAGGAGAAAGAGAAGGCTGCCCAGCGCAAGCCCAAGAAGAAAAAGAACGTGTTCCTGGGCGAGAAGATCAAGAAGAGCTTCACCAAGTCGGGGCCGAAGGGGCGCAACCAGATTATCGAGCAGTTCTACTACCTCAAGACCTTTCAGCAGCCCAACGAGTACGCCCCGGCCCTGTATTACTTCAACCCCAAGAAGCGCAAGATCTTTAAGTCGACGGCTGAGCTGAACCCGGCTACCGACAAGGTGCTGCACGGGCCCTACAAAAAGCTGCAGGGCGGTAAGGTGGTCGAAACCGGCTACTTCGCCCTGGGCACCCGCCACCTGCGTTGGGAGCGGCTCAACAAGGACAATGAGTTGCTGACCAAGACCCATTACGAAATGGGCTTCCCCCGCGACGCGGCCGTGACCTACTACGACGCCGAGAAGAAGAAAATCAAGGAAGTCATTCCCTACGTGGCCGGTAAGATAGAAGGCGACTACGTGCGCTACCTCGAAAACGGGCAGCGCGACTGGGACGGGCAGTTTGAGAACGGCAAGAAAGTCGGCGTCTGGACCAAATACTGGGGCTTCCGCAACCGCCGCCACTACGAGTACCAGTACGGGGCGTCGGGCTACGACCCCGAGGTGGCCGAGCCCGAGCTGGTGCGCGAATACAACCGCAACTCGGTGCTGGTTTACGACAAGGAAAAGGGCATCGACAAGCGCGACGCCGTTTCGGACCGGCCCGGTGCCAAAAAGTAG
- the lipB gene encoding lipoyl(octanoyl) transferase LipB translates to MSQYSSCTASTPESSPVAAAPLVPGRWVEVRSLGLADYETTWAYQEELLASTLAIKTRNRQAAEEGRAPEPTPNYLLLCQHPHVYTLGKSGKPEHLLLDAEGLARHGATFHRINRGGDITYHGPGQLVGYPILDLENFFTDIHRYLRLLEEAVILTLADYGLSAGRIAGLTGVWLDFAEGAPNPRKICAMGVKCSRWVTMHGFALNINSDLSYFGYIVPCGITDKAVTSLQQELGRAVPLPEVEQRLVRHLAHVFGAEFYVA, encoded by the coding sequence ATGTCCCAATACAGTTCCTGCACCGCATCAACTCCTGAGTCCTCGCCCGTGGCCGCCGCGCCGCTGGTGCCGGGCCGGTGGGTGGAAGTCCGCTCCCTGGGCCTGGCCGACTACGAAACGACCTGGGCCTACCAGGAGGAGCTGCTGGCTTCCACGCTGGCCATCAAGACCCGCAACCGTCAGGCGGCTGAGGAAGGCCGGGCCCCCGAGCCCACGCCCAACTACCTGCTGCTCTGCCAACACCCGCACGTGTACACTCTGGGCAAAAGTGGTAAGCCCGAGCACCTGCTGCTCGACGCCGAAGGCCTGGCCCGGCACGGCGCCACGTTTCACCGCATCAACCGCGGCGGCGACATCACCTACCACGGCCCCGGCCAGCTGGTGGGCTACCCCATTCTGGACCTGGAGAATTTCTTCACCGACATTCACCGCTACCTGCGCCTGCTTGAAGAAGCCGTTATCCTGACCCTGGCCGACTACGGCCTGTCGGCCGGCCGCATTGCCGGCCTCACCGGCGTCTGGCTCGACTTTGCGGAAGGCGCCCCCAACCCGCGTAAAATCTGCGCCATGGGCGTCAAGTGCAGCCGTTGGGTGACTATGCACGGCTTTGCCCTGAACATCAACTCCGACCTCTCGTATTTCGGCTACATCGTGCCCTGCGGCATCACCGACAAAGCAGTGACGTCGCTGCAGCAGGAGCTGGGCCGCGCGGTGCCGTTGCCCGAAGTAGAGCAGCGGCTGGTACGTCATCTGGCCCACGTCTTCGGCGCCGAATTCTATGTTGCCTGA
- the htpG gene encoding molecular chaperone HtpG has product MQEKGSISIHTENIFPIIKKFLYSDHEIFLRELVSNAVDATQKLKSLGQLGEFKGELGELKVKVSVDKEARTITISDRGLGMTAEEIKKYINQIAFSGATEFVEQYKEKDTAAKDQIIGQFGLGFYSAFMVADNVEIFSKSYKEDTEGAHWTCDGSTEFSLETTDKADRGTDVVLHVAADSDEFLEAARLRTILTKYCKFLPIEIEFEGEVINQTQPIWAKQPAELTDEDYTKFYQELYPFSEPPLFWIHLNVDYPFNLTGILYFPKVKDELQFSRNKIQLYSRQVFITDEVKDVVPEFLMLLHGVIDSPDIPLNVSRSFLQADAAVKKINTYITKKVADKLSELYRKDRAGFEEKWSDIGLFVKYGMLSDEKFYDKAKDFVLLQNTAGKFFTLSEYQEFVQANQKDKSEQTVVLYTTDPETQHSFVQAALDRGYDVLKLDTVLDSHFIGQLEQKLEKVTFKRVDADTIGKLIEKDEATESVLSDDDKTKLQELFTKAISNPNMNVQVEALSPQDAPVIITVPEFMRRMKDMQRAGGGGGMQMFGSLPDTYSVSVNANHPVAQRVLSADDEASQKLARQAFDLALLAQGLLKGEALTAFVKRSADLLTA; this is encoded by the coding sequence ATGCAAGAGAAAGGTAGCATCTCGATTCACACCGAGAATATCTTCCCCATCATTAAGAAGTTTCTCTACTCCGACCACGAAATCTTCCTGCGGGAGCTGGTTTCCAACGCCGTAGACGCCACCCAGAAGCTCAAGAGCCTGGGGCAGCTGGGCGAGTTCAAGGGGGAGCTGGGCGAACTGAAGGTGAAGGTGAGCGTGGACAAGGAAGCCCGCACCATCACCATTTCGGACCGCGGCCTGGGCATGACGGCCGAGGAAATCAAGAAGTACATCAACCAGATTGCCTTCTCTGGCGCCACCGAGTTTGTGGAGCAGTACAAGGAGAAGGACACGGCCGCCAAAGACCAGATCATCGGACAGTTCGGCCTGGGTTTCTACTCGGCCTTCATGGTGGCCGACAACGTGGAAATCTTCTCCAAGAGCTACAAGGAAGATACCGAAGGCGCCCACTGGACCTGCGACGGCAGCACCGAGTTCAGCCTCGAAACCACCGACAAAGCTGACCGGGGTACCGACGTGGTGCTCCACGTAGCCGCCGATTCCGACGAATTCCTGGAAGCGGCCCGCCTGCGCACCATCCTGACCAAGTACTGCAAGTTCCTGCCCATCGAAATCGAGTTCGAGGGCGAGGTTATCAACCAGACCCAGCCGATTTGGGCCAAGCAGCCCGCCGAGCTGACCGACGAGGACTACACCAAGTTCTACCAGGAGCTGTACCCCTTCTCCGAGCCGCCGCTGTTCTGGATTCACCTCAACGTGGACTATCCGTTCAACCTGACCGGGATTCTCTATTTCCCCAAGGTGAAGGACGAGCTGCAATTCTCGCGCAACAAAATCCAGCTGTACTCGCGCCAGGTGTTCATCACCGACGAAGTGAAGGACGTGGTGCCCGAGTTCCTGATGCTGCTCCACGGCGTGATTGACTCGCCCGATATTCCGCTGAACGTGTCGCGCAGCTTCCTGCAGGCCGATGCCGCGGTGAAGAAAATCAACACCTACATTACCAAGAAGGTCGCCGATAAGCTCAGCGAGCTGTACCGCAAGGACCGCGCGGGCTTCGAGGAGAAATGGTCGGACATCGGGCTGTTCGTCAAGTACGGCATGCTCTCCGACGAGAAGTTCTACGACAAGGCCAAGGACTTCGTGCTGCTGCAGAACACGGCCGGCAAGTTCTTTACCCTGAGCGAGTACCAGGAGTTCGTGCAGGCCAACCAGAAGGACAAGAGCGAGCAGACCGTGGTGCTCTACACCACCGACCCGGAAACCCAGCACAGCTTCGTGCAGGCCGCCCTCGACCGAGGCTACGACGTGCTCAAGCTCGACACCGTGCTCGACTCCCACTTTATCGGGCAGCTGGAGCAGAAGCTGGAGAAAGTCACCTTCAAGCGCGTGGACGCCGACACCATCGGCAAGCTCATCGAGAAGGACGAGGCCACTGAGAGCGTGCTGTCAGACGACGACAAGACCAAACTGCAGGAACTCTTCACCAAGGCCATCAGCAACCCGAATATGAACGTGCAGGTGGAGGCCCTTTCGCCCCAGGACGCGCCGGTCATTATCACCGTGCCCGAGTTTATGCGCCGGATGAAGGATATGCAGCGCGCCGGTGGGGGAGGAGGCATGCAGATGTTTGGCTCCCTGCCCGATACCTACAGCGTGAGCGTAAATGCCAACCACCCCGTGGCCCAGCGCGTGCTCAGCGCCGATGATGAAGCCAGCCAGAAACTGGCCCGCCAAGCCTTCGACCTGGCTTTGCTGGCCCAGGGCCTGCTGAAAGGCGAAGCTCTGACGGCCTTCGTCAAGCGCAGCGCCGACTTGCTGACGGCTTAG